The Luteibacter flocculans genomic interval GCGGAACTCGGTGCGCGACGCCCTCAGGCTGGCGGTACCTACGTCTATCTGCGCGAGGCGTTCGGTCAGCTTCCCGCGTTCCTGTTCGGCTGGACGATGGCGCTCATCAACTATCCGGGCAGTGTCGCCGCGGTCGCCACCACGTTTGCCGACTACGCCTGCCGCGCCTTGGGACTTTCGCACGACTGGGTGAAGCCGCTCGCTGTCGGCGCGATCAGCTTCATCGTGGCGGTGAACCTGTTCGGCATCCGTGCGGGCGCCTGGGTGCAGAACACGTTCACGGTGCTGAAGTTGGGTGCCGTTGCGCTGCTGATCGTGGTGGGATTGTTCCTCGCCCAAGGTCATCTCGGCCTCGCCTTCGCTGCCGATCCAACGCATGACCTGCCGGTCGGCACTGTTGTCGGCGCACTGCTTCCCGCGCTGTTCGCCTACGGCGGCTTTCATTACCTCAACGACCTCGCAGGTGAAGTGCGCGACCCGCAGCGAACGCTGCCGCGTGCGCTCGGTCTCGGCATGGCGAGCGTGGTGGTCTGCTATGTCCTGGTCAACGTCGCCTACATGGCGGGGCTTGGTCATGCCGGTCTCGCCGCGAGCACCGCACCTGCTGCCGACCTCATGCGTCACGTGTTTGGCGAATCCGGTGCCACCATCATCGCGGTAGGCATCGCGTGCTCCACCTTCGGTTATTGCAGCATCGCCATTGCCGGTGGTGCGCGCGTGCTGCAGGTGATGAGCGCGGATGGCATGTTCTTCCGGCCCATCGCGCGTATCGAACCCCGCACGGGTGCGCCGCAGATGGCCCTCGTGGCACTCGGCGGCTGGGCGATCGTGCTGATTCTCTCCGGCAGCTTCAACGCGTTGCTTAATTACACGACGGTAGGCGAATGGTTGTCGCATGCCTTTGGCATCGCCACGATCTTCTGGTATCGCAAGAAGCTGAAGAGCGAGCCGTCGCCGTATCTGGTGCCCGGCTATCCATGGCTGCCGATGATCTTCACCACGACCGTGCTCTGCGTGATAGCCGCCACGGCGTATGCCGCGCCCGGCGATGCGGGCATGAGCCTGGTGATCATCGCGCTCGGTGTGCCGGTGTACTACTTCTGGCGGCGTCGCACGCGGGTTCACTGATGCCCATCCTTCGCCTTACATAAACGAGTCCACGCATGCGCCTGCCAATTGCGTTTCTGTTCGCAAGCACCGCTTTGTCCGCGCAATCAGCCACGCTCGATCTCTCGCATCCACCTGCCACGCTGCGCACCACGACCCGCGACGCGACGCTCGACCCGACGCCGCGACCCGCGAGCGGTGGCGAGACACTGGTGGCGTTGACGTTCAAGCCGGCGCCCCATCCCTCGCTGACGCTGTCACCGCAGCAGGGCACCTGGGCCTGGCCCGCGAACGGCACGCTTCGCCTGCGTGTGCAGAACGGTATGCCGTGGCCGGTGACGTTGACGATCGACGTGGCATCGGGCGCAAAGCACCTCACGACGACCGTGGGTCTGCCGCCAGGGCCGCCGCAGACGGTGTCCGTACCGTTGCAGCCCACATCGCCGCGCGCGTTCGGCATGCAGGTCGGCCCGCCGATGCCGTTCGAAGACGGAGACACATTACGGCTCGTAGCGACGACCGTCGATGGTGCGATCGATCCCGCCGCCGTCACCTCGGTCACCGTCTCGACGCCGCAGCCCGGTGCAGCGCAGACCATCCTCATCGGAGGGATGGAGGACGTGGCCGGCAGCGACGATCTGCGCCGCGCGTACACCGGCATCGTCGATCGCTATGGGCAGTACACCCGCAGCACGTGGCCGGAGAAGATTGCCGACGACGCATCGCTCAAGACGCGCGCCAGCGCGCCACTACCGGCCACGGCGAGCACCCAGCTCGATCGCTACGGCGGTCGCATCGATCTGCCTGCGATGAAGGCCACCGGTTGGTTCCGTACGCAGAAGCAGGGCGATCGCTGGTGGCTGGTGACGCCGGAAGGGCATGCGTTCTTTTCGCTCGGCGTGAACGCAGTCAACAAAACTGACGGCCGCACCTACGTGCAGGGCCGCGAGTTCATGTTCGCCGAACCGGCCGCGGCGGAAGGCCCGTTCGGTGGTACGTCCGACAGTCGCAGCGATCAGGGTTCGCAGCGCGACAACGGTATGAATCACGGTCGCTGGTGGGACGTCTATGCGAACAATGTCGCGCGCTCGCTGGGTGGCGGCGCCGACGTGGAGACGGTCTGGCGACGCCGCACGGTAGATCGCCTGAAAGCGTGGCGCTTCAACACGCTGGGCAACTGGAGCGATCCTGCCTTCGCGGAGGACCAGCGCATCGCTTACACCGTGCCGATCCTGATCCGCGGCGATTTCAACACCGTGGGTACCGGTTTCGACTGGTGGGGTCGCATGCCCGATCCTTTCGATCCGCGCTTCGTAAAAGCGGTAACAGCCGCCGTGGCGACAGCGACGAAGGGCGTGCGCGATGATCCCTGGCTGCTGGGCTACTTCGCCGACAACGAACTCGCCTGGGCAGGCGTCGGCCCGCAGGGCCGCTGGGCACTCGCAGCCGGCACGCTGGCGCAGGGGCCGGAGAGCCCCGCGAAACAGGATTTCCTCGCGTATCTCAAGCAGACCCACGGCGACGTCGCTGCATTCGCCAAGGCCTGGGGCGTGCCGGTGTCATCGTGGAACGAGGTTGCCGCGAAAGGCTTCAAAGCCCCGGACCCGAACGAGGCCCATCCCGCCATCGCCGGAGACGAGATCGCTTTCCTGCGCCGTTACGCCGATCGTTACTTCAGCACGGTCGCGCATGCGCTGAAGCAGGCCGACCCGCATCACCTGTTTCTCGGCGGCCGGCTCGCCGTGCGTACGCCGGAAGTCGAAGAGGCCAGCGCGGCGTACGCCGACGTCACCAGCATCAACACGTATACCGACCTGCCCGAGCACGGCTTCGATGTGGCCGCGTTCAAACGCCTCGACAAGCCGGTGATGATTACGGAGTTCCACTTCGGCTCGACGGACCGCGGGCCGTTCGGCGGCGGTGTGGCATCCGTCGCCAGCGAAGCGGAGCGCGGCAAGGCCTATGCGCGTTTCGTGAATGCTGCGGTCGCCTCCGGCGTCATCGTCGGCACCCACTGGTTCGAGTACGTGGACCAGCCGGTCACCGGTCGCGTGCTCGATGGCGAGAACGCACATATCGGGTTGGTCGGCATCACCGACATCCCGTTCGAGGGTTTCACGCGCGCCGTGACCGAGACGAACGCTCGCGCAGGCGGCAAGTAACTTTGGATCAGGCGGCGCGTGCGATCGGAAGGTCGTGGCGCGTGTGCTTGACCAGATCACGACCCAGCGCGAACGCGATCGGCTCCGCGATGCCGACGAGCGTGCTGACGGCGAGGTTCTGGTTGACGGCGTAACTCATGGAGAACGCGATGCTGAAATGCGTCGCGGCATATTTGATTTTCCTGGCCATGGCAGGGCTCCCAATAAGAATGACTCTCATTATGGGGTCGCCCATGCTTAAGTCCAACGCATGGTTTGGATGGCGCCCATAGGCGATAACTATCGCCGAATCGCCGTCCCCACGATCATCGCCACCACCATGACCAGAGCCACGGCCATGCACGCGCTGGTGGGTTTTACCCGCCTCGCGTCGATGCGCGGGACCATCCACCAGAGCAGCCACGCGCCCAGCACCATGTCCACGACGAGCGAAGCGCGCATCCACGGCAGCACGAAGATCGATTGCCCAGGCTCGCGGCCATGCTGCGCGGCAATCACCAGCCCGCCCATCAACACGGCGGCCAACGTCCAGACGAGGCTGGCGAGGTAGGCGCGGTTGAACACCACCGGCGTCTTCTCCAGCCAGCGCAGGGCCAGCCATACGATGAGGGCGGGAACGACGGCGATGGCGCTGGAATAGATCACCCACCAGATGGCGGCGGAAAGCAGGGTCAGGAGCGACTGGGTCACGGCGTGTCCGTCAGTACGACACGCCGAAGCGGCCGAGGGCCTTGCTCATCAGCCATGCGGGGCCGATCAGCAGGTATTGGATGTCGGTGAGGAAGGAGGGGCGCCGACCTTCGATCTTGTGGCCCACGAACTGGCCGATCCACGCCACCACGAAGACGCCGATCGCGAGCCAGAGCAGCCCCGTGCTGCCGATGGCGCGGTAGAGCATGTCGGTGAACAAGGCCAGCACGATGAAGGCGCCGGCCATGGCGAGGCCGATCTTCCGCGACAGGCGGTAGTAGTAGAAGCAGAATGCCAGGAACATCGCCAGCACCGCCCAGAGCCCCGGGCGTCCGAGCCACAGCGGCACGGGGATCAGCCAGACCAGCGCGATCACCGTCCAGGTGATCGCGGGCACGCAGATCCAGTGGATCAGCCGGTTGGTCGGGTTCTGGTGGTCACGGCCGTAGTTGCCGAACCAGGTGGCTGCGTCGCGCATGGCATGCTCCGTGAAGCGTTAACCGTGAACCGTCAACCGGTAGCGGCGCCTCAATCTAGGCGGATGCCGGCGAGCTTGTCGAGCGCCTCGGCGTACTTTGCCGCCGTTCCTGCGATGACGTCTGCGGGAACCTGCGGTGCCGGCGGCTTCTTGTTCCAGCCGATACGTTCCAGGTAATCGCGTACGAACTGCTTGTCGTAGCTCGGCGGGCTGATGCCGACCTTGTACTCGTCGGCGGGCCAGAAGCGGGACGAATCGGGAGTGAGCATCTCGTCCATGATGTGCAG includes:
- a CDS encoding APC family permease: MPAPQPAHYLRRLGIWDAAMIVIGGVIGAGIFRTPATVAQLTRSGTEVIVLWTLGGLLTLAGVLCYAELGARRPQAGGTYVYLREAFGQLPAFLFGWTMALINYPGSVAAVATTFADYACRALGLSHDWVKPLAVGAISFIVAVNLFGIRAGAWVQNTFTVLKLGAVALLIVVGLFLAQGHLGLAFAADPTHDLPVGTVVGALLPALFAYGGFHYLNDLAGEVRDPQRTLPRALGLGMASVVVCYVLVNVAYMAGLGHAGLAASTAPAADLMRHVFGESGATIIAVGIACSTFGYCSIAIAGGARVLQVMSADGMFFRPIARIEPRTGAPQMALVALGGWAIVLILSGSFNALLNYTTVGEWLSHAFGIATIFWYRKKLKSEPSPYLVPGYPWLPMIFTTTVLCVIAATAYAAPGDAGMSLVIIALGVPVYYFWRRRTRVH
- a CDS encoding beta-agarase, which gives rise to MRLPIAFLFASTALSAQSATLDLSHPPATLRTTTRDATLDPTPRPASGGETLVALTFKPAPHPSLTLSPQQGTWAWPANGTLRLRVQNGMPWPVTLTIDVASGAKHLTTTVGLPPGPPQTVSVPLQPTSPRAFGMQVGPPMPFEDGDTLRLVATTVDGAIDPAAVTSVTVSTPQPGAAQTILIGGMEDVAGSDDLRRAYTGIVDRYGQYTRSTWPEKIADDASLKTRASAPLPATASTQLDRYGGRIDLPAMKATGWFRTQKQGDRWWLVTPEGHAFFSLGVNAVNKTDGRTYVQGREFMFAEPAAAEGPFGGTSDSRSDQGSQRDNGMNHGRWWDVYANNVARSLGGGADVETVWRRRTVDRLKAWRFNTLGNWSDPAFAEDQRIAYTVPILIRGDFNTVGTGFDWWGRMPDPFDPRFVKAVTAAVATATKGVRDDPWLLGYFADNELAWAGVGPQGRWALAAGTLAQGPESPAKQDFLAYLKQTHGDVAAFAKAWGVPVSSWNEVAAKGFKAPDPNEAHPAIAGDEIAFLRRYADRYFSTVAHALKQADPHHLFLGGRLAVRTPEVEEASAAYADVTSINTYTDLPEHGFDVAAFKRLDKPVMITEFHFGSTDRGPFGGGVASVASEAERGKAYARFVNAAVASGVIVGTHWFEYVDQPVTGRVLDGENAHIGLVGITDIPFEGFTRAVTETNARAGGK
- a CDS encoding DUF2061 domain-containing protein; the encoded protein is MARKIKYAATHFSIAFSMSYAVNQNLAVSTLVGIAEPIAFALGRDLVKHTRHDLPIARAA
- a CDS encoding DUF962 domain-containing protein, with protein sequence MRDAATWFGNYGRDHQNPTNRLIHWICVPAITWTVIALVWLIPVPLWLGRPGLWAVLAMFLAFCFYYYRLSRKIGLAMAGAFIVLALFTDMLYRAIGSTGLLWLAIGVFVVAWIGQFVGHKIEGRRPSFLTDIQYLLIGPAWLMSKALGRFGVSY